CCTGCGCTGGGGGCTCTCCCGTGGCGGCGCCGGCGATACCTTCGCCATGGCTCTGGGCAACTTGCTGCTGGGCAATTCACCCAAGCATCCATGCCTCGAGGTCGCCATCACCGGCCCGGAAATCGAATTCTCCGCGGCGACCTCCGTCGCCGTTACCGGCGCCCGTTTTGATCTGGCGCACAACGACAGGCCGGCGAACAACGACGAAGTACTGCAAATGCGACCAGGTGACCGGCTACGCTTCGGGCCCCTCAGGTCTGGCGCCCGCGCATATATCACGCTTGCCGCCGATTTCCAGTTGGCGCCCACCCTCGACAGTCTATCCACCCACGTGATCGCCGGTTTCGGCGGATGGCAGGGGCGGGCGCTCAAGGCCGGTGACCAGATCCCGTTGCAACACTGCCGCACCGTGCCAACCCGGGCGCTTCCCGCCCAGTACCGCCTCGACTACGGATCACGGCCGCTGCTGCGGGTCGTGCCTGGGCTCGAGTCGCCCTACTTTACCGGTGATGCCAAGACGCGGTTCTATGCCGGTGGTTTCACGGTATCGCCCCAGAGCAACCGTATGGGTATCCGCCTGGCAGGAGAACCCTTGCCCACGGAAACACTCCCGCAACAGGTTTCCGCGGCACTCTGCCCCGGTACCGTACAGGTGCCACCCAACGGCCTGCCCATTATCAGTTTTGTGGAGGGGCAGACCATCGGCGGTTACCCGCGCATCGCCCATGTCATCAGTTCGGACCTCCATCGCCTCGCCCAACTGCCGGCCAGCGCACGACTGGATTTCGAGCAAGTCGAGCAGGCCACCGCCCACCAGATTCTGAGAGAAAAGTCGCGCCTGCTAGCGGACCTTCCCGGCTTGCTGTGAACGTTCCAGTGGCGACCACCGCCTCCCAATCTGCAAGCTCGC
This Microbulbifer sp. Q7 DNA region includes the following protein-coding sequences:
- a CDS encoding biotin-dependent carboxyltransferase family protein; this translates as MSLRIIKPGLQTTIQDGGRPGNLRWGLSRGGAGDTFAMALGNLLLGNSPKHPCLEVAITGPEIEFSAATSVAVTGARFDLAHNDRPANNDEVLQMRPGDRLRFGPLRSGARAYITLAADFQLAPTLDSLSTHVIAGFGGWQGRALKAGDQIPLQHCRTVPTRALPAQYRLDYGSRPLLRVVPGLESPYFTGDAKTRFYAGGFTVSPQSNRMGIRLAGEPLPTETLPQQVSAALCPGTVQVPPNGLPIISFVEGQTIGGYPRIAHVISSDLHRLAQLPASARLDFEQVEQATAHQILREKSRLLADLPGLL